A single genomic interval of Paracoccus contaminans harbors:
- a CDS encoding DEAD/DEAH box helicase has product MERSLAALCNHGNTLSIASTGFGKTIALSAVVAKSLEGSDAKACILAHREELTAQNLAKFGRVAPDITTSVVDAEAKSWAGRATFAMVPTLTRPANLAAMPALDLLVIDEAHHAVADSYRRIIDHVRGANPACRIFGVTATPNRGDRKGLREIFDNVGDQVRLGELIASGHLVPPRTFVIDVGVQEQLRAVRKSAADYDMTEVAQIMNRAPVTDEVVRHWQEKASERPTVVFCSTVAHAENVAAAFNGAGVSAAVIHGDLDAGTRRRILAAYAAGEIRVIVNVAVLTEGWDHPPTSCIVLLRPSSYKSTMIQMVGRGLRTVDPEEHPGIVKTDCIVLDFGTSSLLHGTLEQDVDLDGKTETGDAPAKTCPACEAEIPLAAMECPLCGEVFARDVEEPGEGPDAIPLSGFIMSEIDLLKRSSFAWVDLFGDDAALMANGFNAWGGIFFLEGRWHAVGGAKGRAPRLLGVGERTVCLAQADDWLNEYETDESAFKSKGWLKQAATEKQLQYLPPEFRQDFGLTRYRASALMTFGFNKREIRQLVGRASPDIGRAA; this is encoded by the coding sequence GTGGAGCGCAGCCTCGCTGCGCTCTGCAATCACGGCAACACCCTCAGCATCGCCTCGACGGGCTTCGGCAAGACCATCGCCCTGTCGGCCGTCGTCGCCAAGTCCCTTGAGGGCAGTGATGCCAAGGCCTGCATCCTCGCGCATCGCGAGGAGTTGACCGCACAGAACTTGGCGAAGTTCGGCCGGGTCGCGCCTGACATCACCACCTCCGTCGTCGATGCCGAGGCCAAGAGCTGGGCCGGGCGGGCGACCTTCGCCATGGTGCCGACCCTCACGCGACCCGCCAATCTGGCGGCGATGCCCGCGCTCGACCTTCTGGTCATCGACGAGGCGCATCACGCCGTGGCCGACAGCTATCGCCGTATCATCGATCATGTCCGGGGTGCCAATCCTGCCTGCCGGATCTTCGGCGTCACGGCGACGCCGAACCGTGGCGACCGCAAGGGTCTGCGCGAGATCTTCGACAATGTCGGCGACCAGGTGCGGCTGGGCGAGCTGATTGCCTCGGGTCACCTCGTCCCGCCCCGCACCTTCGTCATCGACGTGGGCGTGCAGGAACAACTGCGTGCCGTGCGCAAGAGCGCTGCCGACTACGACATGACCGAAGTCGCGCAGATCATGAACCGCGCGCCGGTGACGGATGAGGTCGTGCGGCACTGGCAAGAAAAGGCAAGCGAGCGGCCGACCGTGGTCTTCTGTTCCACCGTCGCTCATGCCGAAAACGTCGCGGCCGCCTTCAACGGCGCAGGCGTTTCGGCGGCCGTCATCCATGGCGATCTCGATGCCGGCACGCGCCGCCGAATCCTCGCCGCCTATGCCGCGGGCGAAATCCGCGTGATCGTCAACGTGGCGGTGCTGACCGAGGGCTGGGACCATCCGCCCACCTCCTGCATTGTGCTGCTGCGGCCGAGTTCCTACAAATCCACCATGATCCAGATGGTCGGGCGGGGCCTGCGCACAGTAGATCCCGAGGAACACCCCGGCATCGTCAAGACCGACTGCATCGTGCTGGATTTTGGGACATCGAGCCTGCTCCACGGCACGCTGGAACAGGATGTCGATCTGGACGGCAAGACCGAGACCGGCGACGCCCCGGCCAAGACTTGCCCGGCTTGCGAAGCGGAGATCCCGCTTGCCGCCATGGAATGCCCTCTCTGCGGCGAGGTGTTCGCGCGCGACGTGGAGGAACCCGGCGAAGGCCCAGATGCCATCCCGCTCTCGGGCTTCATCATGTCCGAGATCGACCTTCTGAAACGCTCGAGCTTCGCATGGGTCGATCTCTTCGGCGATGACGCCGCGCTGATGGCCAATGGCTTCAATGCCTGGGGCGGAATCTTCTTTCTCGAAGGCCGCTGGCACGCGGTGGGTGGTGCGAAGGGTCGCGCGCCCCGATTACTCGGCGTGGGGGAGCGGACGGTCTGTCTCGCACAGGCCGATGACTGGCTGAACGAATACGAGACCGACGAGAGCGCGTTCAAATCGAAGGGCTGGCTGAAGCAGGCTGCGACCGAGAAGCAGCTGCAATATCTGCCCCCCGAGTTCCGGCAGGACTTCGGGCTGACCCGCTATCGCGCCTCGGCGCTGATGACCTTCGGCTTCAACAAGCGCGAAATCCGCCAGCTCGTTGGCCGTGCCAGCCCGGACATCGGGAGGGCGGCGTGA
- a CDS encoding PD-(D/E)XK nuclease family protein — protein sequence MLDYNHRPGIAERVNAAIDAALIAEREATPPRTYLGASRLGHACERALQFEFAGAPKDEGADFGGQTLRIFEIGHQLEDLAIRWLRAAGIDLYTRKGNRPDGEQFGFSVAGGRIRGHVDGIIAAAPAPLGIGTPALWECKTMNAKNWRVCVKDGVAVAKPVYAAQIALYQAYMEATVPGISANPALFTAINKDTAELHHEQVAFDAALAQRMSDRGVRILQATDAGELLPRIATSRDFFECRFCPWAARCWGLPA from the coding sequence ATGCTGGACTACAACCACCGCCCCGGCATTGCCGAACGCGTCAACGCTGCCATCGACGCCGCGCTGATCGCAGAGCGCGAGGCCACCCCGCCCCGCACCTATCTTGGCGCATCCCGGCTGGGCCATGCCTGCGAGCGCGCGTTGCAGTTCGAATTCGCGGGCGCGCCCAAGGATGAAGGCGCGGATTTCGGCGGCCAGACGCTGCGGATCTTCGAGATCGGCCACCAGCTCGAAGATCTGGCCATCCGCTGGCTGCGCGCGGCCGGGATCGACCTCTACACCCGCAAGGGCAATCGGCCTGACGGCGAGCAGTTCGGCTTTTCTGTCGCGGGCGGCCGCATTCGGGGTCATGTCGACGGGATCATCGCCGCGGCACCTGCGCCACTTGGCATCGGCACCCCCGCGCTCTGGGAATGCAAGACCATGAACGCCAAGAACTGGCGGGTCTGCGTCAAGGACGGCGTCGCCGTCGCGAAGCCGGTCTATGCCGCGCAGATCGCGCTCTACCAAGCCTACATGGAGGCGACGGTCCCGGGCATATCGGCCAATCCGGCGCTGTTCACCGCGATCAACAAGGATACGGCCGAACTGCACCACGAGCAGGTCGCCTTCGACGCTGCTCTCGCGCAGCGCATGTCCGACCGGGGCGTGCGGATCCTCCAGGCGACCGACGCGGGCGAACTGCTGCCACGCATCGCCACCAGTCGCGATTTCTTCGAATGCCGCTTCTGTCCGTGGGCTGCGCGCTGCTGGGGGCTGCCCGCATGA
- a CDS encoding site-specific DNA-methyltransferase has product MTLSFAPDRIEMWPLAKLQPYARNAKAHGDDQVAKIAASMAEFGWTVPCLVAEEGELIAGHGRVLAATHLGLTEAPVIVLGHLTEAQRRAYRIADNKLTELGTWDEALLSAELNDLLAEDFDLSLVGFSDGELDKLLAFVPEEDGQEGGAGGSMPPVTIPEPPRNPASRTGDLWILGDHRLLCGDSTSAADVRRLMNGERAILFATDPPYLVDYDGSNHPTRNKDWSQSYGVTWDDSSQGADLYDGFIAAAVAEAITEDAAWYCWHASRRQAMLEACWEKAGAFVHQQIIWVKDRGVLTRSHYLWKHEPCFMGWRRPNRPPKVAEETLPSTWALPSFAKDDRPDHPTPKPLDAFGIPMRQHVARGGLCYEPFSGSGSQIMAGEANGRRVFAMEISPAYVDVAVERWQAESGRDAILDGDGRTFAQVRTERLGNDAEPPADAPDTDAAPEPARKRKTAA; this is encoded by the coding sequence ATGACGCTGAGCTTTGCCCCGGATCGGATCGAGATGTGGCCGTTGGCGAAGCTCCAGCCCTATGCTCGCAATGCGAAGGCGCATGGCGACGACCAGGTCGCCAAGATCGCCGCCAGCATGGCCGAGTTCGGTTGGACCGTGCCTTGCCTCGTGGCCGAAGAGGGCGAGTTGATCGCGGGCCATGGCCGGGTGCTGGCCGCCACGCACCTGGGGCTGACCGAAGCACCGGTGATCGTACTCGGGCATCTGACCGAGGCGCAGCGCCGGGCATACCGCATCGCCGACAACAAGTTGACCGAGCTCGGCACCTGGGACGAGGCGCTTCTGTCGGCGGAACTGAACGATCTTCTGGCCGAGGATTTCGACCTGTCATTGGTCGGCTTTTCGGACGGCGAGTTGGACAAGCTGCTGGCGTTCGTGCCGGAAGAGGACGGGCAAGAAGGTGGCGCCGGGGGCTCCATGCCGCCGGTGACCATCCCCGAACCGCCGCGCAATCCTGCGTCGCGCACCGGCGATCTGTGGATCCTTGGCGACCACCGCCTGCTCTGCGGCGACAGCACCAGCGCGGCCGACGTGCGCCGCCTGATGAATGGCGAGCGCGCGATCCTGTTCGCGACGGACCCGCCCTATCTGGTGGACTACGACGGCTCGAACCATCCCACGCGCAACAAGGACTGGAGCCAGTCCTACGGCGTGACCTGGGATGACAGTAGCCAGGGCGCGGACCTCTATGACGGCTTCATCGCCGCCGCAGTCGCTGAGGCGATCACCGAGGATGCCGCCTGGTATTGCTGGCACGCCTCGCGCCGCCAGGCGATGCTGGAAGCCTGCTGGGAAAAGGCCGGCGCCTTCGTCCACCAGCAGATCATCTGGGTGAAGGATCGCGGGGTTCTGACCCGGTCGCACTACCTCTGGAAGCACGAGCCCTGTTTCATGGGCTGGCGCCGTCCGAACCGACCACCGAAGGTGGCCGAGGAAACGCTGCCCTCGACATGGGCGCTGCCAAGTTTCGCCAAGGATGATCGGCCCGATCACCCCACGCCGAAACCGCTCGACGCCTTCGGTATCCCGATGCGTCAGCACGTCGCCCGAGGCGGGCTTTGCTACGAGCCGTTTTCGGGCTCCGGCTCGCAGATCATGGCGGGCGAAGCCAATGGCCGGCGCGTCTTCGCGATGGAGATCAGCCCGGCCTATGTCGATGTCGCCGTGGAGCGCTGGCAGGCCGAGTCGGGCCGCGACGCAATCCTCGACGGCGACGGTCGGACCTTTGCGCAGGTGAGAACCGAGCGACTGGGCAACGACGCCGAACCCCCGGCCGACGCGCCGGACACGGACGCAGCTCCCGAACCCGCGCGAAAGCGCAAGACCGCCGCGTGA
- a CDS encoding DUF6362 family protein, with amino-acid sequence MNVWTPSLVEERLAEAAFVLKRLPEPRRQGYFSTWPAVLHSFGDKVGQEPKPMRVLPSPQAISRMEETLTWTACLEPVDGRIVWMKAHGERWKEICWSAGLHRSAAHQHWQFGLAVIALTLNKRRFNRNLSKQRVIELASGA; translated from the coding sequence ATGAACGTCTGGACCCCCTCGCTGGTCGAAGAACGCCTGGCCGAAGCCGCCTTCGTCCTGAAGCGTCTGCCCGAGCCCCGCAGGCAGGGTTACTTCAGCACCTGGCCTGCGGTCTTGCACAGCTTTGGCGACAAAGTCGGGCAGGAACCCAAACCGATGCGCGTGCTTCCCTCGCCGCAGGCGATTAGCCGCATGGAGGAAACCCTGACGTGGACCGCCTGCCTCGAGCCCGTGGACGGTCGCATCGTCTGGATGAAAGCCCACGGCGAGCGGTGGAAGGAGATCTGCTGGTCCGCGGGGCTGCACCGATCCGCCGCGCATCAGCACTGGCAATTCGGCCTCGCCGTGATCGCCCTCACCCTCAACAAGCGGCGGTTCAACCGCAACCTGTCGAAGCAGCGCGTGATCGAACTGGCCAGTGGCGCGTAA
- a CDS encoding DUF6511 domain-containing protein has product MNHVAEVASAPDQVSNRARLWHPRFVPCAVCLRPAQGFGFFNPVKPRPRKHHWFCSMPCQAWFAARHRKGLTMQGMTEEERAAIALVMKRLGQTMDRIGWDKRLRDLTAADVTALIEEVLEGYGAEMSRIAATAEVPF; this is encoded by the coding sequence GTGAACCATGTCGCGGAAGTCGCATCTGCACCCGACCAGGTTTCTAACCGTGCACGCCTCTGGCACCCACGCTTCGTGCCCTGCGCCGTCTGCCTGCGCCCCGCGCAAGGCTTCGGCTTCTTTAATCCCGTCAAACCACGCCCCCGCAAGCATCACTGGTTCTGTTCGATGCCCTGCCAGGCATGGTTCGCGGCCCGCCATCGCAAAGGACTGACCATGCAGGGAATGACCGAGGAAGAGCGCGCGGCCATCGCGCTGGTGATGAAGCGACTGGGCCAGACGATGGACCGGATCGGCTGGGACAAGCGGCTTCGCGATCTCACGGCGGCCGACGTCACGGCGCTGATCGAAGAGGTGCTGGAAGGCTACGGCGCCGAGATGTCGCGCATCGCCGCCACGGCGGAGGTGCCGTTCTGA
- a CDS encoding AAA family ATPase translates to MPLLSVGCALLGAARMSDDKIIHFSPWQDFADADLWFNDAPAAEDPFGVEPDPVQIATFLDVVFGWCEGQIPVRGFVDMGQGKEGRPHNVWIDADATAPGKLATFANWAWREGAAVYVIPGTVAGAGQAKAAEVLQMQALVVDLDAGDIPAKLAHLLRHLGQPTLIIESGGRTPEGASKLHVWWKMTEPAEGAALASLCRLRGEIALKVGGDTHFRSAHQPIRVAGTVYHKHGNQRLVQIREHHSIEVDLDEFAERVAEMPPLPGAGMVASGSVTPDKPRLDDVLVTPVREGGQDDWSRFEGASAAIGHFIRMVHEGRMSKEEGWQAICGYNAAMLRPSWPIERLQRESERLWDLHVQKNGPPLVRLDSAAPAPSEMPTFTLGALLDDTSPMPEDIIAPRVLTPGGLLVLGGAPKVGKSDLTISWLVHMAAGVPFLGFTPPRPLRVFYLQAEIQYHYLRERLGQIALPARVLAAARDTFVATPKLKLLLDTEGSMRVARAIQAAFPDVSPDIICIDPIRNLFDGGPANSHGGSGGENDNTAMMFFLKDRVEVLRDYINPACGVILVHHTRKLSKQQLKDDPFLALSGASALRGFYTSGLILHRPDEDAPERKLEIELRNGPALPSKLIDKVGGQWVEINPMNERLVRAEVGAKYDAERVRKQEVILSILLEEAAEGRLYTVNQFAEVFENKGGLGGKDAIRDRIAVQATKGAVKFVRNAAPYGLGPSRSRFGYLCVEGMVMPTGGEEVDPETGEVTPVRVAVLPTHYKSPQTGALLEVENPHVWVYPEGERP, encoded by the coding sequence ATGCCGCTTCTGTCCGTGGGCTGCGCGCTGCTGGGGGCTGCCCGCATGAGCGACGACAAGATCATCCACTTCAGCCCATGGCAGGATTTCGCTGACGCGGACCTTTGGTTCAACGACGCCCCGGCGGCAGAAGATCCGTTTGGCGTTGAGCCAGACCCGGTCCAGATCGCGACGTTCCTCGATGTCGTGTTTGGCTGGTGCGAGGGCCAGATCCCGGTCCGAGGCTTTGTCGACATGGGGCAGGGCAAGGAGGGCCGACCGCACAACGTCTGGATCGACGCTGACGCCACAGCACCGGGAAAGCTTGCGACATTTGCCAACTGGGCCTGGCGCGAAGGGGCCGCCGTCTATGTGATCCCTGGCACGGTCGCCGGGGCAGGGCAGGCCAAAGCCGCAGAAGTCCTGCAAATGCAGGCACTGGTCGTCGACCTCGACGCGGGCGACATCCCCGCCAAGCTCGCCCATCTGCTGCGTCATCTGGGTCAACCCACCCTGATCATCGAGAGCGGCGGGCGGACGCCCGAAGGTGCCAGCAAGCTACATGTTTGGTGGAAGATGACCGAACCCGCCGAGGGGGCGGCGCTGGCCAGTCTTTGCCGCCTGCGGGGCGAGATTGCCCTAAAGGTCGGCGGCGACACGCATTTTCGGTCCGCGCACCAGCCGATCAGGGTGGCAGGCACTGTCTATCACAAGCATGGCAACCAGCGCCTGGTGCAAATCCGCGAGCACCATTCCATCGAGGTCGATCTCGACGAGTTCGCAGAGCGCGTCGCCGAAATGCCGCCCTTGCCAGGTGCCGGGATGGTCGCCAGCGGCAGTGTCACCCCGGACAAGCCCCGCCTCGACGACGTGCTGGTGACCCCGGTGCGCGAGGGTGGGCAGGACGACTGGTCCCGCTTCGAGGGGGCATCGGCCGCAATCGGCCATTTCATCCGCATGGTTCACGAGGGCCGGATGTCGAAGGAGGAGGGCTGGCAGGCGATCTGCGGCTACAACGCCGCCATGTTGCGGCCCTCCTGGCCGATCGAGCGCCTGCAGCGCGAGTCCGAGCGGCTCTGGGATCTGCATGTCCAGAAGAACGGGCCGCCGCTGGTCCGCCTCGACAGCGCGGCCCCCGCGCCCAGCGAAATGCCCACCTTCACGCTCGGCGCACTGCTGGACGATACCAGCCCGATGCCCGAGGACATCATCGCGCCCCGCGTCCTGACGCCGGGTGGCTTGCTGGTGCTGGGCGGTGCGCCGAAGGTCGGCAAGAGCGATCTGACCATCAGCTGGCTCGTGCACATGGCTGCCGGGGTGCCGTTTCTCGGCTTCACCCCGCCGCGCCCGCTGCGGGTGTTCTACCTGCAGGCCGAGATCCAGTATCACTACCTGCGCGAGCGGTTGGGCCAGATCGCGCTGCCCGCCAGGGTTCTGGCCGCCGCGCGCGACACCTTCGTGGCAACGCCGAAGCTGAAGCTGCTGCTCGATACCGAGGGCAGCATGCGCGTGGCGCGCGCCATTCAGGCGGCCTTTCCGGATGTGAGCCCGGACATCATCTGCATCGACCCGATCCGCAACCTTTTCGACGGCGGGCCGGCCAATTCACATGGGGGCAGTGGCGGCGAAAACGACAACACCGCCATGATGTTTTTCCTCAAGGACCGGGTCGAGGTGCTGCGGGATTACATCAACCCGGCCTGCGGGGTGATCCTGGTCCATCACACGCGAAAACTGTCGAAGCAGCAGCTGAAGGATGATCCGTTCCTCGCCCTGTCGGGGGCCAGCGCGCTCCGGGGCTTCTACACCTCCGGCCTGATCCTGCACCGGCCGGACGAGGACGCACCGGAGCGGAAACTCGAGATCGAGCTCAGGAATGGCCCGGCGCTGCCCTCGAAGCTGATCGACAAGGTTGGTGGACAGTGGGTCGAGATCAACCCGATGAACGAGCGCCTGGTGCGCGCCGAGGTTGGCGCGAAATACGACGCCGAGCGCGTGCGCAAGCAGGAGGTGATCCTCTCCATCCTGCTCGAGGAGGCGGCCGAGGGGCGGCTCTACACCGTCAACCAGTTTGCCGAGGTCTTCGAGAACAAGGGCGGTCTGGGCGGCAAGGACGCCATCCGCGACCGGATCGCCGTGCAGGCCACCAAGGGCGCGGTCAAGTTCGTCCGCAACGCAGCGCCCTATGGCCTTGGGCCCTCACGCTCGCGCTTTGGCTACCTATGCGTCGAGGGAATGGTCATGCCCACGGGCGGCGAGGAAGTCGATCCGGAGACCGGCGAAGTCACGCCCGTCCGCGTTGCGGTGCTGCCCACCCATTACAAATCGCCCCAGACCGGCGCGCTCCTCGAGGTCGAAAACCCGCATGTCTGGGTCTATCCGGAGGGGGAACGGCCATGA